The Parus major isolate Abel chromosome 5, Parus_major1.1, whole genome shotgun sequence genome contains a region encoding:
- the JKAMP gene encoding JNK1/MAPK8-associated membrane protein isoform X1 has translation MFRAAVDIQPACLGLYCGRTVLSVNGSVETYGDCGVCPRGQRTDDNKICRECVGSPDRYDWLYLGFMAMLPLVLHWFFIEWYSGKKSSSAVLQHLTALLECSVAAVVTLLLSDPVGSLHIRSCRVKKLSDWYTMLYNPSPDYITTVHCTHEAVYPLYTIVFIYYAFCLVLMMLLRPLLVKKIACGLGRSDRFKSIYAALYFFPILTVLQAVGGGLLYYAFPYIILVLSLVTLAVYMSASEVEELGNRLNAKRIFCLFCKFFKDLLVRKKRLVVLFSHWLLHAYGIISISKLDKLEQDLPLLALVPAPALFYLMTAKYTEPSRILSEGGNGH, from the exons ATGTTCCGCGCCG CTGTGGACATCCAGCCCGCCTGCCTCGGGCTGTACTGCGGCAGGACCGTGCTGTCGGTGAACGGCTCCGTAGAGACGTACGGGGACTGCGGG GTGTGTCCTAGAGGCCAAAGAACTGATGACAACAAAATCTGCCGGGAATGTGTGGGGTCTCCAGACCGCTATGACTGGCTGTACCTCGGCTTCATGGCCATGTTGCCCCTGGTTTTACACTGGTTCTTTATTGAGTGGTATTCTGGAAAAAAGAG CTCCAGCGCGGTGCTGCAGCACCTGACGGCGTTGCTGGAGTGCAGCGTGGCGGCCGTGGTGACGCTGCTGCTCAGTGACCCCGTGGGCTCCCTGCACATCCGCTCCTGCCGCGTGAAGAAGCTCTCAGACTGGTACACCATGCTCTACAACCCCAGCCCCGACTACATCACCACAGTGCACTGCACCCACGAGGCCGTCTACCCCCT gtACACCATCGTGTTTATCTATTATGCCTTCTGTCTCGTGTTGATGATGCTGCTTCGACCTCTCCTGGTTAAGAAGATTGCCTGTGGCTTGGGAAGGTCTGACCgatttaaaagcatttatgcAGCACTCTACTTCTTCCCCATCCTCACCGTGCTGCAGGCCGTGGGAGGAGGCCTCCTCT ATTATGCCTTCCCATACATCATCCTGGTGCTCTCTTTGGTTACATTGGCTGTGTACATGTCTGCTTCTGAAGTGGAG GAGCTGGGTAACAGGCTGAATGCTAAGAggatattttgtttattttgcaagTTTTTCAAGGATTTGCTCGTGAGGAAGAAAAGACTCGTTGTCCTCTTCAGCCACTGGTTACTTCATGCCTATGGAATCATCTCCATTTCCAAACTGGATAAGCTtgagcaggacctgcctttgCTTGCCTTGGTACCTGCCCCTGCCCTCTTCTACTTGATGACAGCAAAGTACACAGAGCCCTCACGCATCCTCTCCGAAGGTGGGAATGGACATTAA
- the JKAMP gene encoding JNK1/MAPK8-associated membrane protein isoform X2 — MFRAAVDIQPACLGLYCGRTVLSVNGSVETYGDCGVCPRGQRTDDNKICRECVGSPDRYDWLYLGFMAMLPLVLHWFFIEWYSGKKSSSAVLQHLTALLECSVAAVVTLLLSDPVGSLHIRSCRVKKLSDWYTMLYNPSPDYITTVHCTHEAVYPLYTIVFIYYAFCLVLMMLLRPLLVKKIACGLGRSDRFKSIYAALYFFPILTVLQAVGGGLLYYAFPYIILVLSLVTLAVYMSASEVEFFKDLLVRKKRLVVLFSHWLLHAYGIISISKLDKLEQDLPLLALVPAPALFYLMTAKYTEPSRILSEGGNGH; from the exons ATGTTCCGCGCCG CTGTGGACATCCAGCCCGCCTGCCTCGGGCTGTACTGCGGCAGGACCGTGCTGTCGGTGAACGGCTCCGTAGAGACGTACGGGGACTGCGGG GTGTGTCCTAGAGGCCAAAGAACTGATGACAACAAAATCTGCCGGGAATGTGTGGGGTCTCCAGACCGCTATGACTGGCTGTACCTCGGCTTCATGGCCATGTTGCCCCTGGTTTTACACTGGTTCTTTATTGAGTGGTATTCTGGAAAAAAGAG CTCCAGCGCGGTGCTGCAGCACCTGACGGCGTTGCTGGAGTGCAGCGTGGCGGCCGTGGTGACGCTGCTGCTCAGTGACCCCGTGGGCTCCCTGCACATCCGCTCCTGCCGCGTGAAGAAGCTCTCAGACTGGTACACCATGCTCTACAACCCCAGCCCCGACTACATCACCACAGTGCACTGCACCCACGAGGCCGTCTACCCCCT gtACACCATCGTGTTTATCTATTATGCCTTCTGTCTCGTGTTGATGATGCTGCTTCGACCTCTCCTGGTTAAGAAGATTGCCTGTGGCTTGGGAAGGTCTGACCgatttaaaagcatttatgcAGCACTCTACTTCTTCCCCATCCTCACCGTGCTGCAGGCCGTGGGAGGAGGCCTCCTCT ATTATGCCTTCCCATACATCATCCTGGTGCTCTCTTTGGTTACATTGGCTGTGTACATGTCTGCTTCTGAAGTGGAG TTTTTCAAGGATTTGCTCGTGAGGAAGAAAAGACTCGTTGTCCTCTTCAGCCACTGGTTACTTCATGCCTATGGAATCATCTCCATTTCCAAACTGGATAAGCTtgagcaggacctgcctttgCTTGCCTTGGTACCTGCCCCTGCCCTCTTCTACTTGATGACAGCAAAGTACACAGAGCCCTCACGCATCCTCTCCGAAGGTGGGAATGGACATTAA
- the L3HYPDH gene encoding trans-3-hydroxy-L-proline dehydratase, with amino-acid sequence MAAQGGGDGDSGSGGTGRALPPHSPSGAVLQTVEMHTGGEPLRIIPRLEAAEQAAAAGLSLLSLRREVAARQDHVRRALMHEPRGHAGMYGAVVVRGGAAAEGAHLAALFLHCAGYSAMCGHAVMALGRFALDYGLVPAPTRPETAVRLRCPCGPVTAFVPWDGHRSGNPVRFHSVPAFAAATDLAIDVPGHGKVVVDIGYGGTFYAFLNAEQLGLDVCSSKTRDLVSAASAVTEAVKKQFKLHHPESEDLAFLYGTILTDGKDAFSEEPTTNICVFADEQVDRSPTGSGVTARIALQYHKGLIQLGQSRTFRSSTTGSLFTGKAVKEAKFGNYNAVIVEVSGEAFYTGTATFTVEEEDPLKHGFFFK; translated from the exons ATGGCGGCGCAGGGCGGCGGTGACGGTGACAGTGGCAGTGGCGGAACGGGACGGGCGCTGCCGCCGCACTCTCCCTCGGGCGCGGTGCTGCAGACGGTGGAGATGCACACGGGCGGCGAGCCGCTGCGCATCATCCCGCGGCTGGAGGCGGCGGAgcaggcggcggcggcggggctgtCGCTGCTGTCGCTGCGGCGGGAGGTGGCGGCCAGGCAGGACCACGTGCGGCGGGCGCTGATGCACGAGCCGCGCGGCCACGCCGGCATGTACGGGGCCGTGGTGGTgcgcggcggggcggcggcggaAGGCGCGCACCTGGCGGCCCTGTTCCTGCACTGCGCCGGCTACAGCGCCATGTGCGGCCACGCCGTCATGGCCCTCGGCCGCTTCGCCCTCGACTACGGGCTGGTGCCGGCGCCCACCCGGCCCGAGACCGCCGTCCGCCTGCGCTGCCCCTGCGGGCCCGTCACCGCCTTCGTGCCCTGGGACGGCCACCGCAGCGGCAACCCCGTGCGCTTCCACAGCGTGCCCGCCTTCGCTGCCGCCACCG aCTTGGCCATTGATGTCCCTGGCCATGGGAAGGTGGTGGTTGACATTGGCTACGGTGGCACTTTCTACGCCTTCCTCAATGCCGAGCAGCTGGGCCTTGATGTGTGCTCTTCAAAGACCAGAGACCTTGTCAGTGCAGCGAGTGCAGTGACAGAAGCAGTGAAGAAACAG TTCAAGCTTCATCACCCTGAGAGTGAAGACCTGGCTTTCCTCTATGGCACCATACTGACAGATGGGAAAGATGCCTTTAGTGAGGAGCCCACCACCAAcatctgtgtgtttgcagaTGAACAG GTTGACCGAAGTCCGACAGGTTCAGGGGTGACAGCTCGCATTGCCTTGCAGTACCATAAGGGACTCATCCAGCTGGGCCAGAGCAGAACCTTCCGGAGCAGCACCACGGGCTCCTTGTTCACTGGGAAGGCAGTGAAG GAAGCCAAGTTTGGGAACTACAACGCTGTCATTGTGGAAGTCTCAGGAGAAGCCTTTTATACCGGTACAGCCACCTTCACTGTTGAAGAGGAGGACCCACTGAAACATGGCTTCTTCTTCAAGTGA